CTGCTGCAGGAGGCCGGCTGCTTCTCCATCGTCTTCGAAACGATTCCCGCGCGCCTGGGACGCTTGATCTCGAAGCGCTTGGAGATTCCCACCATTGGCATCGGGGCGGGCGCCGGCTGCGACGGACAGGTGCTGGTCTCGCACGACGTGCTGGGCCTCTTCGAGCGCTTCACTCCACGCTTCGTCAAGCAATACGCCGATTTTCACAGTGAAATGGTGAAAGCTTTCGCTGATTACAAAGCTGACGTCGAAAGCGGCCGCTTTCCGGCGGACGAGCACAGCATCGAAATGCCGGACGAAGAATGGGACGCGTTGACCGGGCTGCTCGATGATTGAGAGAAAGTATGCCGCCTGAGTCGATTTTGATCGCCGGGATCGGCGCATTGGCGTGCTACTTCGCCGCACGCCAGGCGCCGTATGCCGAAGTCACGCTGCTGGGAACCTGGCCGCAGGGGTTGGCGGCGCTCCAGGAGAACGGCGTGCAGCTGACGGCAGCGGACGGTGAAACACGCTCCTTCAAGGTGCGCGCTACGAACGATCCGGCAGACTGTGAAGGACATCGCAGCGCGTTGGTTCTTGTGAAGTCCTGGCAAACCGGGCGTGCGGCGGAGCAATTGGCTGCCTGTCTGGACGAGGACGGCGTGGCGTTGACGCTGCAGAACGGTTTGGGCAATTTCGAGATCCTGCAGCGCGTCCTGGGGGAACCGCGGGCGGCGCAAGGGGTGACGACCACAGGCGCAACGTTGTTGGGGCCGGGCCGCGTCCGGGAAGGTGGAGAGGGCGTGGTCCTCATCGCCGAACATCCGCGTTCGGCACCGCTGGTCGAATTGTTGGAGACGGCGGACTTCGAAGTTGAAATTGCCGCAGACATGGAAAGCGTACTCTGGGGGA
The Anaerolineales bacterium genome window above contains:
- a CDS encoding 2-dehydropantoate 2-reductase gives rise to the protein MPPESILIAGIGALACYFAARQAPYAEVTLLGTWPQGLAALQENGVQLTAADGETRSFKVRATNDPADCEGHRSALVLVKSWQTGRAAEQLAACLDEDGVALTLQNGLGNFEILQRVLGEPRAAQGVTTTGATLLGPGRVREGGEGVVLIAEHPRSAPLVELLETADFEVEIAADMESVLWGKMVVNAAINPLTAILGVPNGDLLEQPHARRLMQAAAAEVACVAHACGVTLPYSDPAEEVERVARQTAQNRSSMLQDVTRGAPTEIDAINGAVVEAAEEIGLKVPVTETLWHLVHALVSVSRRDA